The DNA region GCACCATTTCCGCAGCGCCAAGATCTGACAATACACGGTCTGTTTCTGTTTGGAGAACTTTGGCTACCTCAATGGGATTTTTGATGCGGGCAACGTTGATAACACCACTAAATTTTTGAGCTGTGCCATCCATTAGCGAGGCACTCATCCGAATCTGACCGTCGGACTGTAACACCGAACCTGTACCTGCATTAAATCGGGGCTCATCTTCTAAACGTTTTGCACCAAGGATGACAGCATCGACAGCACTACCACCATTTTCGAGGAGAGTGTACACTTCAGCGACAATTTTGTGGAGAGAGTCTCGCACGACTCCTAAACCGCCCTTACCTTTTAGGGAGCTGCCTGCTCCGCCATGAATAATTAGTTTTGGTTGGACGCCCATGCTTTTGACCCCAGTCATAATTGCCAATTTCAGTGTGTAAAGATAGCACGTCCGGCTTTGCTTTGTGGCGAGTGATCAGCGTCGATTCAAATTTTTATGACGTCTTCGTGAAAATGTCCGGCGATCGCCAAAATACTGCGCAGCATGTAGAGAGGAGCGGGGATCTCTTGAAAAATAAAGTTCCATTAGCCTATAAAACTTCACACAATGCATAGTCTAAGGCTGTAAAGTGTGACGTATATTTAATCTTCAGACCTAATTCTCTGATTACGCTGTGACTCATCACCTAGAGTTCCATTCCCAGCCATCTATCTTGACCACCGAAGCTTTGCCCAGTCTGCCAGTCTTCGATATTCCCGTCCATCTCCATAGAGACTATCCTCAATGGCTAACCAATCGCATTCACAATGGTGAAGGAACTCACGTTGTGACGCTCAATGCAGAAATTGCGATGATGACGCAGCAGGATAAGGCGATCGCCCAAGTTATTAAACAAGCCGACCTGATTATTCCCGATGGAGCAGGTGTTGTTTTTTATTTGAAATTTCGGGGTAAAAACCAAGCTCGTTTTCCCGGCATCGAAGTTGCAGAAGCCCTCCTCGCTAGAGCCGCGCAACACAACTGGCAAGTGGTCTTTTTTGGTGGCGCACCAGGCGTTGCGGAAAAAGCTAAACAAAGATGGTTGAGATATCTTCCAGATCTTCAGATCACAACCCATCATGGCTATCTAACGCCAGAAACAGAAGAGCAGTGGAAAGCAGAATTAGAGCGGTTACAACCACAATTAATTTTCACTTGTCTGGGAGTCCCAAAACAAGAATTCTGGATTCGGAGAAATCGTCACCTCTGTCCCGACAGCACATGGATTGGTCTAGGTGGCAGTTTTGATGTTTGGTCTGGTCTCAAACAACGAGCCCCAAAAGTTTGGCAAAACCTCCATCTCGAATGGTTGTACCGTCTTGTCCAAGA from [Leptolyngbya] sp. PCC 7376 includes:
- a CDS encoding WecB/TagA/CpsF family glycosyltransferase, translating into MTHHLEFHSQPSILTTEALPSLPVFDIPVHLHRDYPQWLTNRIHNGEGTHVVTLNAEIAMMTQQDKAIAQVIKQADLIIPDGAGVVFYLKFRGKNQARFPGIEVAEALLARAAQHNWQVVFFGGAPGVAEKAKQRWLRYLPDLQITTHHGYLTPETEEQWKAELERLQPQLIFTCLGVPKQEFWIRRNRHLCPDSTWIGLGGSFDVWSGLKQRAPKVWQNLHLEWLYRLVQEPSRWRRMLALPQFVWRSLWS